The Pontibacter pudoricolor genome contains a region encoding:
- a CDS encoding efflux RND transporter periplasmic adaptor subunit, whose translation MAVPVNTYRVKQERVTGIDTYPATVVPLQEVELRPQVAGYITNIFVKDGQRVTKGQKLYEIDQSKYQSGIQSAQASVQSARANLARAEKDLERYERLAERDAIARQQVDYARTEVQTARAQLSAAQAQVRSASTDLNYSVINAPFTGRIGISQVRVGAQVSPGQPLLNTISSSDPIAVDFSINEQEIARFSSLKQGNQPDSLFTIRLNNGDIYPHTGKLLVIDRAIGRQSGTTTVRVEFPNPDEVLIPGMTVSLAVLNQDIGEQVVIPSKAVTEQLGEYFVYLVQGDSVVQQNVELGSRVSGNVVVREGLKEGQSIVVEGIQRLRQGAKVQVGVPQQPQPQATGKK comes from the coding sequence ATGGCCGTTCCCGTAAATACATACCGGGTAAAACAGGAACGTGTAACTGGCATAGATACCTACCCGGCAACTGTAGTGCCCCTGCAGGAAGTGGAATTACGTCCCCAGGTAGCGGGTTATATCACGAACATATTTGTAAAGGACGGGCAGCGTGTAACCAAAGGTCAGAAACTATATGAAATAGATCAGAGCAAATACCAGTCTGGCATACAGTCGGCGCAGGCAAGTGTGCAAAGTGCCAGAGCTAACCTGGCCAGAGCCGAAAAGGACCTGGAACGCTATGAGAGACTGGCTGAACGCGATGCCATCGCCCGCCAGCAGGTAGATTATGCCCGTACTGAAGTACAAACCGCCCGGGCACAGCTTTCCGCTGCACAGGCACAGGTTCGCAGCGCTTCCACCGACCTGAATTACTCGGTTATCAATGCGCCGTTTACCGGTAGAATTGGTATTTCGCAGGTAAGGGTAGGAGCACAGGTATCTCCGGGGCAACCGCTTTTAAACACCATCTCTTCATCAGATCCTATTGCTGTAGATTTTTCTATTAATGAGCAGGAAATTGCCCGTTTCAGCAGCTTAAAGCAAGGCAACCAGCCCGATTCGCTTTTCACGATACGCCTGAATAACGGCGATATTTATCCGCATACCGGTAAACTCCTTGTTATCGACAGGGCAATTGGTCGCCAGTCAGGTACAACTACGGTAAGGGTGGAATTCCCGAACCCGGATGAAGTACTGATACCAGGTATGACGGTGAGTTTAGCCGTACTGAACCAGGATATCGGCGAGCAGGTGGTTATTCCTTCTAAAGCCGTTACAGAGCAGCTGGGCGAATACTTTGTTTATTTGGTGCAGGGCGATTCTGTGGTGCAGCAAAATGTTGAGCTGGGCAGCCGCGTGAGCGGAAATGTAGTGGTGCGCGAAGGACTGAAAGAAGGCCAGAGTATTGTAGTGGAAGGTATTCAGCGATTGCGCCAGGGAGCTAAAGTACAGGTAGGTGTTCCGCAACAGCCACAGCCACAGGCAACCGGTAAAAAGTAA
- a CDS encoding TolC family protein — translation MKLLIRAKILLTACLLFPGVLLAQTDSVATTDSLTLEQCVNYALENRAAVEQSLIDEAIGEREIRANLSGWFPQISATYGGSYNIKRQQQQFGDEIVTLGNNYNSSIALQATQNIFSSSLLLASRAAGSTRRLLGQQITSTRINTVVEVSKAYYNVLFTQEQLRILDLNIARQQKQYNDAKSRYEVGIVDKTDYQRASITLANIRSDRKRAQETIKSGIAYLKQLMGYPVDQDLNLAYNYNRMEQAVMMDTTQILAYENRIELQQLQSRREILRLNTAYNKWSFLPTVSAFGNYNLVYFNNHLADLYTQSFPTSAVGLQISLPIFQGTRRLQNLKIAQLEEDRLDVEIEDTRRVLNTEYQTALANYKSDFTEWRTLQNNLQMAEEVYEIIKLQYDEGVKAYVDLIVAETELRTTQLNYYNALYNVMSSKLDLQRALGTIDTNR, via the coding sequence ATGAAATTATTGATACGAGCAAAAATACTGCTTACTGCCTGCTTGTTGTTTCCGGGTGTGCTGTTGGCACAAACCGATTCAGTAGCTACAACAGATAGCCTGACACTGGAGCAGTGTGTAAATTATGCGCTGGAAAACAGGGCGGCAGTAGAGCAGTCGCTGATTGATGAAGCCATTGGAGAGCGTGAAATAAGAGCGAACCTTTCGGGCTGGTTTCCGCAGATCTCTGCAACATATGGAGGTAGCTACAATATAAAAAGACAGCAGCAGCAATTTGGCGATGAGATTGTTACGCTGGGTAATAACTATAACTCCAGCATTGCGCTGCAGGCAACCCAGAATATTTTTAGCAGCAGCTTGTTACTGGCTTCACGCGCAGCAGGTTCTACCCGGCGGTTACTTGGGCAGCAGATTACCTCTACCCGCATTAATACAGTAGTAGAAGTTAGCAAAGCTTACTATAACGTGCTGTTTACGCAGGAGCAGCTTCGGATTCTGGATCTGAATATTGCGCGCCAGCAAAAACAGTACAACGATGCCAAAAGCAGGTACGAAGTAGGGATTGTTGATAAAACGGACTACCAGCGCGCCTCCATTACGCTGGCCAACATCCGCAGCGACAGAAAACGGGCACAGGAAACTATAAAATCCGGGATTGCTTATCTAAAACAGCTGATGGGGTATCCGGTTGATCAGGATCTGAACCTGGCCTACAACTATAACCGCATGGAGCAGGCCGTGATGATGGATACCACGCAAATACTGGCCTACGAAAACCGTATAGAACTACAGCAACTGCAATCCCGTCGCGAAATCCTGCGCCTGAACACTGCTTATAACAAATGGAGTTTCCTGCCAACGGTTTCTGCTTTTGGTAACTATAACCTTGTCTATTTCAATAACCATCTGGCCGACCTGTACACACAATCCTTCCCGACCTCGGCGGTCGGGCTGCAGATTTCCCTACCCATTTTCCAGGGAACCAGGAGATTGCAGAATCTTAAAATAGCACAACTGGAAGAAGACAGGCTGGATGTGGAGATTGAGGATACAAGACGGGTACTGAATACGGAATACCAGACAGCGCTCGCCAACTATAAAAGCGACTTTACCGAGTGGCGCACGCTACAGAATAACCTGCAAATGGCCGAAGAAGTGTACGAGATCATTAAACTGCAGTACGACGAAGGCGTGAAAGCTTATGTTGACCTGATCGTGGCTGAAACGGAGCTCCGCACAACACAACTCAATTATTACAATGCGCTTTATAATGTCATGTCGAGCAAACTTGATCTGCAGCGGGCATTAGGAACTATAGATACCAACCGATAA
- a CDS encoding TetR/AcrR family transcriptional regulator translates to MEPIAEKKRAIFESTLKLVRENGFHGTPMSMVAKHAGVAAGTIYHYFHSKDQLIGELFTYVQQQVIAVIKKENCETISFKACFFNLWFGLYRFYRENPEVLKFFEQFVNSPYNTARPPLEQDELHALLLNFFERGTREGKLKPIGPNVLGTLLHSNIISTVRLVTSGWLILERKELELIPQIFWDGMQRTK, encoded by the coding sequence ATGGAGCCGATAGCAGAAAAGAAGCGGGCAATATTTGAGAGTACCCTGAAACTGGTGCGCGAAAATGGCTTCCATGGCACTCCTATGAGCATGGTTGCCAAACATGCCGGAGTAGCCGCTGGTACAATCTATCATTACTTCCATAGTAAGGATCAGCTGATCGGGGAGCTTTTTACGTATGTGCAGCAGCAGGTAATTGCTGTAATAAAAAAAGAAAACTGCGAAACAATCTCTTTTAAAGCATGTTTCTTTAACCTATGGTTCGGTTTATATCGTTTTTACCGGGAGAACCCCGAAGTACTTAAATTCTTTGAGCAGTTTGTAAACTCACCCTACAACACTGCAAGGCCGCCACTGGAACAGGACGAACTTCACGCGCTGCTTTTAAACTTTTTTGAACGCGGGACCAGGGAAGGGAAGCTAAAGCCGATAGGACCTAATGTATTGGGAACGCTTTTGCATAGCAACATCATTTCTACGGTCAGGCTTGTTACCTCTGGCTGGTTAATACTTGAGCGGAAAGAGTTAGAGCTGATTCCGCAAATATTCTGGGACGGCATGCAACGCACTAAGTAA
- a CDS encoding DoxX family protein, giving the protein MTQLSEIRYTRGVNSANNPIWMDGLRIVLGLFLVIKGILFLEHTTDVFRIFGAEQDLVSAGKAHFLTSMVHIVGGLMIMIGMLTRLALLCQIPILLGALMIVNPQRGVNFGNSELILSLIVTGLIVFFMIVGPGRYSVDNKILRPKPNPEEE; this is encoded by the coding sequence ATGACCCAATTATCTGAGATCCGTTATACCCGGGGCGTTAACAGCGCAAACAACCCCATTTGGATGGACGGTTTGCGTATAGTTCTCGGACTATTTCTGGTAATAAAAGGTATTCTGTTTTTAGAGCACACTACCGATGTCTTTCGTATTTTTGGTGCAGAGCAGGACCTTGTTTCTGCCGGCAAAGCGCATTTCCTGACAAGCATGGTTCATATTGTTGGTGGACTGATGATCATGATCGGGATGCTGACAAGGCTGGCGCTGCTATGCCAGATTCCTATTTTGCTGGGAGCTCTGATGATCGTAAACCCGCAGCGTGGCGTGAACTTCGGAAATTCAGAACTTATTCTTTCGCTTATAGTTACCGGCCTGATCGTGTTCTTTATGATCGTGGGTCCGGGCCGCTACTCTGTCGATAACAAGATCCTCCGGCCAAAACCGAATCCTGAGGAAGAGTAA
- a CDS encoding TonB-dependent receptor, translating to MKKYIAVLLVLFCNTLAFSQHSLQIIIRDSETQQPLIGATAAIQGTSIGATSNASGELELTNIPAGKQIVRYSYVGYGEKVDTVTFPIVQAGPLVVLLAPAGEELEEVVVTTTRSSRTIEDIPTRVEAITLEELGEKANMKPGDIRMLLSESTGIQTQQTSATSANANIRIQGLDGRYTQILQDGFPLYSGFSSGLSIMQIPPLNLYQVEVIKGSSSTLYGGGAIAGLVNLITKKPKEEGELSFMANATSAKGLDLSAFYGKRFGKFGVTVFASRNANQAYDPADIGLSAIPDFERYSANPTLYFYPSEKMQLSFGINASEEDRLGGDMRYIDGEAGDYYFEENNTERLSTQFNLEHRLSDRSMISVKNSVSFFNREIAVPDYDFRGKQTASFSEVAYNLNSEKTDWVLGANLWTDKFSERQADAVGKRNYDNTIVGAFVQNTFTPVDWFVLESGLRTDYVTPEPANKSKGVFVLPRVSALFRVSDRLTSRIGGGMGYKTPTIFTQEAENLTFRNILPLNISQTEAETSIGGNADINYNTLIGEDVTFSINHMFFYTYLNNPLILTLRPDNLYEFRNANGNIDTKGVETNMKFGYEWVKLFLGYTYTDARQHYNGTVTDMPLTPKHRVNTVLMLEKEDNFRIGLEAYYFSEQQLTNGSRGQDYWINGVMVEKMFNRFSLFLNFENIFDTRQSKFGDIYTGSITNPQFSEIFAPVDGRVINGGIKLNLL from the coding sequence ATGAAAAAATATATTGCCGTACTGCTTGTCTTGTTCTGCAACACATTAGCATTCAGCCAGCATTCGCTTCAGATAATTATCCGGGATAGTGAAACGCAGCAGCCGCTGATCGGAGCGACAGCAGCCATACAAGGTACCAGCATAGGAGCAACTTCAAATGCCAGCGGCGAACTCGAACTAACAAACATACCGGCAGGCAAACAGATCGTCAGGTATAGTTATGTCGGGTATGGGGAAAAGGTGGATACTGTTACGTTCCCTATAGTTCAGGCAGGCCCGTTGGTCGTACTTTTAGCACCGGCAGGTGAAGAACTGGAAGAAGTGGTTGTTACCACTACACGTAGCAGCCGCACCATCGAGGATATTCCGACGCGGGTAGAAGCCATTACACTGGAAGAACTTGGCGAAAAAGCCAATATGAAGCCCGGCGATATACGTATGCTGCTGAGCGAAAGCACCGGAATCCAGACACAGCAGACATCAGCCACCAGTGCCAATGCCAATATCCGTATTCAAGGCCTTGATGGACGTTATACCCAGATTCTGCAGGACGGTTTTCCGCTTTATTCCGGGTTTTCAAGTGGCCTGAGCATTATGCAGATTCCCCCGCTTAACCTGTACCAGGTAGAAGTGATAAAAGGGAGTTCGTCTACGCTCTACGGTGGGGGCGCCATTGCCGGACTGGTAAACCTGATCACGAAAAAACCGAAAGAGGAAGGTGAACTGAGCTTTATGGCAAATGCGACCAGCGCCAAAGGGCTCGACCTGAGTGCCTTTTACGGCAAGCGTTTCGGTAAATTTGGTGTAACGGTGTTTGCTTCGCGTAATGCCAACCAGGCCTATGATCCGGCAGACATCGGCCTTTCCGCCATCCCGGACTTTGAACGATATTCAGCCAACCCTACGCTATACTTTTATCCAAGTGAGAAAATGCAGCTTTCTTTTGGGATAAATGCGTCAGAGGAAGATCGGTTGGGAGGCGACATGCGCTATATAGATGGAGAAGCAGGCGACTACTATTTTGAAGAAAACAACACCGAAAGACTTTCCACGCAGTTTAACCTGGAGCACAGGCTTTCAGACCGCTCCATGATTTCTGTTAAAAACAGTGTAAGCTTTTTCAACCGGGAAATCGCAGTTCCTGATTATGACTTCCGGGGCAAGCAGACAGCCAGCTTCAGTGAGGTAGCCTATAATTTAAACAGCGAAAAAACGGATTGGGTACTAGGCGCAAACCTCTGGACAGATAAGTTTTCGGAACGGCAGGCAGATGCAGTGGGGAAAAGGAATTACGATAATACTATAGTAGGAGCTTTTGTACAGAACACGTTTACCCCTGTAGATTGGTTCGTGCTGGAATCCGGGCTTCGAACAGATTACGTTACGCCTGAACCGGCTAATAAATCGAAAGGAGTGTTTGTATTGCCACGGGTTTCTGCCTTGTTCCGGGTTAGTGATCGCCTGACATCGCGTATCGGGGGGGGGATGGGCTATAAAACACCTACTATCTTTACCCAGGAAGCTGAGAACCTTACTTTCCGGAATATCCTGCCGCTCAACATCAGCCAGACAGAAGCCGAAACATCTATCGGTGGAAACGCGGACATCAACTATAACACCCTGATCGGCGAGGATGTTACGTTCAGCATCAACCACATGTTCTTCTACACTTATCTCAATAACCCACTAATTCTGACACTGCGACCAGATAACCTGTATGAGTTCCGGAATGCGAATGGCAACATTGATACGAAAGGCGTGGAAACAAACATGAAATTTGGCTACGAATGGGTGAAACTGTTCCTGGGCTATACCTACACAGACGCCAGGCAGCATTACAACGGCACTGTTACCGATATGCCCCTGACTCCAAAGCACCGGGTGAACACAGTATTGATGCTGGAAAAGGAAGATAATTTCAGGATAGGTTTGGAAGCGTACTATTTCAGTGAACAGCAACTAACCAACGGTAGCCGTGGGCAGGATTACTGGATAAACGGGGTAATGGTGGAGAAAATGTTTAACCGCTTCTCCTTGTTCCTGAATTTTGAAAACATTTTTGATACCAGACAAAGCAAATTCGGGGATATCTATACAGGTAGCATCACTAATCCGCAATTCAGCGAGATATTTGCTCCTGTAGATGGCCGGGTGATAAACGGCGGTATTAAACTGAACCTGCTGTAA
- a CDS encoding DUF488 domain-containing protein: MAPETKTIWTFGHSTRSPEEFIAALKSFKIEVLVDVRRYPGSRKYPQFNVAALQEFLPEAGIQYMPFTELGGRRKPKHDSVNTVWRSESFRGYADYAETDEFKEAVDKLEEIATIKRVAYMCSEAVWWRCHRAIISDYLKAEGWKVMHIMSEGVAKEHPYTSAYLQTHSA, from the coding sequence ATGGCACCTGAGACAAAGACGATCTGGACGTTCGGGCATTCTACCCGTAGCCCGGAAGAATTTATTGCAGCACTGAAATCCTTTAAAATTGAAGTGCTGGTAGATGTGCGCAGGTATCCCGGTTCCAGAAAATACCCCCAGTTTAATGTGGCAGCCTTGCAGGAATTTTTGCCGGAAGCCGGAATACAATACATGCCTTTTACCGAGCTGGGCGGACGCAGAAAACCAAAACACGACTCTGTCAATACAGTCTGGCGCAGCGAATCATTCCGCGGCTATGCCGATTATGCTGAGACAGACGAGTTTAAAGAGGCTGTTGATAAGTTAGAAGAGATCGCAACTATAAAAAGGGTGGCCTACATGTGTTCCGAAGCCGTCTGGTGGCGTTGCCATCGCGCTATCATTTCAGATTACCTTAAGGCAGAGGGGTGGAAGGTGATGCACATCATGAGTGAAGGTGTAGCGAAAGAACATCCGTACACGTCTGCCTATCTCCAAACCCATAGTGCATAA
- a CDS encoding hypervirulence associated TUDOR domain-containing protein, translating into MGNERFKTGDHVRWNSEAGYVTGTIIKVHTSDFNYKGYTHHATKEEPQYEIKSDKTDHIAAHKSTALKKIDKQKS; encoded by the coding sequence ATGGGAAACGAACGTTTTAAAACCGGAGACCATGTACGCTGGAATTCAGAGGCTGGGTACGTGACCGGAACGATCATAAAAGTGCATACTTCTGATTTTAACTACAAGGGCTACACGCACCATGCCACTAAAGAAGAGCCGCAATATGAGATAAAAAGCGACAAAACAGACCATATAGCGGCGCATAAGAGTACGGCACTCAAAAAGATCGATAAACAGAAATCATAA
- a CDS encoding carboxymuconolactone decarboxylase family protein → MENQQLFPEPSRELSEKRKSLVPEVSDAFRAFSRAVFKQGALDEKTKQLIAVAVAHVTQCPYCIRSHTKLAVRKGATEQEIMEAVWVAAEMRAGGAFAHSNLALDEFEKSKV, encoded by the coding sequence ATGGAAAATCAACAACTATTCCCGGAGCCAAGCCGCGAACTGTCCGAAAAGAGAAAATCGCTTGTACCTGAGGTTTCGGATGCTTTCAGAGCTTTCAGCAGGGCAGTTTTTAAACAGGGAGCACTGGACGAGAAAACAAAACAACTTATTGCCGTAGCTGTGGCGCATGTTACGCAATGCCCGTACTGCATCCGGAGTCATACCAAACTGGCAGTCAGGAAAGGGGCCACTGAACAGGAAATTATGGAAGCTGTTTGGGTTGCCGCAGAAATGCGTGCCGGTGGAGCCTTCGCCCACTCAAACCTGGCTTTAGATGAATTTGAAAAGAGTAAGGTTTAA
- a CDS encoding RNA polymerase sigma factor, with protein MKTTNFANVSGEKELTDEAVVCRVLSGEVSLYELLMRRHNQKLYRAIRSYLKNEQEVEDAMQDTYLKGYEKLYQFRHDAQFSTWLLRIGINTALAKLRENRRVFPFSLLVDQPEDISKILTQINFMSPEHIAIQQEVKQLLEKAIDSIPEKYRIIYTLREVEGMPVSEITQCLDLSESNVKVRLHRAKAMLKENLFKLSATRDVFEFGNKRCDALVERVMRALKPENEL; from the coding sequence ATGAAAACAACCAATTTTGCAAACGTATCCGGGGAAAAAGAGCTCACTGATGAAGCGGTTGTCTGCAGGGTACTTTCCGGAGAAGTTTCGTTGTATGAGTTGCTGATGCGGCGCCACAACCAGAAGCTTTACCGGGCCATAAGAAGCTACCTGAAAAATGAGCAGGAAGTAGAAGATGCCATGCAGGACACTTACCTGAAAGGGTATGAGAAACTATACCAGTTCCGGCACGATGCCCAGTTCTCTACCTGGCTTCTCCGGATCGGGATAAACACTGCCCTTGCTAAACTACGAGAAAACCGGCGCGTCTTTCCCTTCTCGCTTCTGGTTGACCAGCCGGAAGACATTTCTAAAATACTAACGCAGATAAACTTTATGAGCCCCGAGCACATTGCTATCCAGCAGGAAGTAAAGCAACTCCTGGAAAAAGCTATAGACAGCATACCCGAAAAATACAGGATCATTTACACCTTGCGCGAAGTAGAAGGCATGCCCGTAAGCGAGATCACCCAATGCCTGGACCTGTCGGAAAGTAATGTTAAAGTCAGGCTGCACCGGGCAAAAGCAATGCTGAAGGAAAACCTGTTTAAATTATCAGCTACACGCGATGTGTTTGAATTTGGCAACAAGCGCTGCGATGCACTGGTGGAGCGTGTAATGCGTGCTTTGAAACCTGAAAACGAACTATAA
- a CDS encoding glycoside hydrolase family 15 protein yields the protein MAARLSDYTLIGNARAAALVSKNGCIDWCCLPEFDSPSVFAAILDRDQGGHFSISPVGNYSSEQRYLPDTNVVETIFETSDGKARLLDAFTAQTEKDKKRNLFPDHELMRIVEGISGTVEFRLEYVPKTYYGKHTPELQDRQKLGIHFIWKENSYTLLSTLPPGQLTVNKIIPGCATANFSVSPGEQVIFSFSHSAQSPAIVPELKTTAPERMQQTIDFWKNWIGQCTYTGLYKEQVRRSALVLKLLTYAPSGAIVAAPTTSLPEKPGGERNWDYRYCWLRDASFTIRALLKLGFEEEANAYMHWILHATQLTRPKLQVVYNVFGHASLPEQIISWLKGYADSSPVRIGNGADKQFQLDVYGEVLDAVFAYSPLLKKVDRDTKKFVLGLGNIICDSWDKPDNGIWEIRSSIIQHTHSKVMAWVGLDRLIKLTENYKWHDAPIEKFRKTAARIRENIEQFGFNEEINSYTHELKGCKVDASLLTLSLAGYCDPASPRMVATTKLIQERLSENNLLYRYLNRDDGLTGNEGAFGICNFWLIENLARSGKIEKAMVLFETIVACASPTGLLSEEIDTETFELLGNYPQGFTHIGLINAAFAINEVYHETPAHHEYL from the coding sequence ATGGCTGCCAGGCTTTCAGACTACACCCTGATCGGGAATGCGCGTGCTGCCGCCCTGGTAAGTAAAAATGGGTGTATAGACTGGTGCTGTCTGCCAGAATTTGATTCTCCAAGCGTTTTTGCAGCTATTTTAGACAGAGATCAGGGCGGCCACTTCTCCATCAGTCCTGTGGGCAACTATAGTTCGGAGCAACGCTATTTGCCCGACACAAACGTGGTGGAAACTATATTTGAGACAAGTGATGGAAAAGCGCGATTGCTTGATGCCTTTACAGCCCAGACCGAGAAAGACAAAAAACGCAACTTATTCCCTGACCATGAACTGATGCGCATAGTGGAGGGTATTTCGGGTACGGTTGAGTTCAGGCTGGAATATGTACCTAAAACCTACTATGGCAAACACACTCCTGAACTGCAAGACCGCCAAAAACTGGGTATCCATTTTATCTGGAAAGAAAACAGCTATACGTTGCTTAGCACCTTGCCGCCCGGGCAACTCACGGTAAACAAAATCATTCCAGGCTGCGCGACTGCAAATTTTAGTGTTAGCCCCGGCGAACAGGTCATTTTCTCCTTCAGTCATTCAGCCCAAAGTCCGGCTATAGTTCCTGAGCTTAAAACCACAGCCCCGGAGCGCATGCAGCAAACGATAGATTTCTGGAAAAACTGGATCGGGCAATGTACTTACACCGGCCTGTATAAAGAGCAGGTCAGGCGAAGTGCGCTTGTACTTAAATTACTTACCTATGCCCCGTCAGGTGCTATAGTTGCTGCCCCTACTACCTCCTTACCCGAAAAGCCCGGCGGTGAACGCAACTGGGATTATCGCTACTGCTGGCTCCGGGATGCCTCGTTTACGATCAGGGCACTGCTAAAACTTGGGTTTGAAGAAGAGGCAAACGCGTATATGCACTGGATACTGCACGCAACTCAACTTACCAGGCCAAAATTGCAGGTAGTTTATAACGTTTTCGGGCATGCCTCTTTACCCGAGCAAATTATCAGCTGGCTGAAAGGTTATGCGGATTCTTCCCCTGTGCGGATCGGAAACGGAGCAGATAAGCAATTTCAGCTGGATGTTTACGGAGAAGTGCTGGATGCCGTATTTGCCTACTCACCGTTGCTGAAGAAAGTTGACCGTGATACCAAAAAGTTTGTACTGGGTCTGGGTAACATCATTTGCGATAGCTGGGATAAGCCGGATAATGGTATCTGGGAAATTCGCTCTTCCATCATTCAACATACGCACTCAAAAGTAATGGCCTGGGTAGGGCTGGACAGACTTATCAAGCTTACCGAAAACTATAAATGGCACGATGCGCCGATCGAAAAATTCAGAAAGACAGCTGCAAGAATTAGGGAGAACATAGAGCAGTTTGGTTTTAATGAAGAAATCAATTCTTACACGCACGAGCTGAAAGGCTGCAAAGTAGACGCAAGCCTGCTGACGCTTTCACTGGCAGGGTACTGCGATCCTGCATCGCCCAGGATGGTTGCAACTACAAAACTGATACAGGAACGTTTATCTGAAAATAACCTGCTTTACCGCTACCTGAACCGGGATGACGGGCTCACTGGAAATGAAGGCGCATTTGGTATCTGCAATTTCTGGCTGATCGAAAACCTGGCCAGGTCCGGAAAAATTGAAAAAGCAATGGTTCTTTTCGAAACTATAGTTGCCTGCGCCAGCCCTACCGGCCTTTTATCTGAAGAGATCGATACGGAGACATTTGAACTCCTGGGAAACTACCCGCAGGGCTTTACACATATCGGCCTGATAAACGCTGCTTTTGCTATAAACGAGGTTTACCACGAAACTCCCGCGCATCATGAATATCTCTGA
- a CDS encoding DUF4142 domain-containing protein, giving the protein MKRIRSFTACAIGLLFSLTVLHSPVAGQNNPKLSDAEVAHTAVTANQIDIDYAKIAKERSKNTEVLKFAETMTNDHKAVIEQAVALVTKLGVTPQDNAVSKNLLADAEKTSKMLRTKSGKTFDKAYIDNEVAYHKAVIASVEGLLIPESENAELKAFLQNVVPALKAHLEHAQMVQKQLSGK; this is encoded by the coding sequence ATGAAAAGAATCAGATCATTTACCGCTTGTGCCATCGGGTTGCTGTTCAGTCTCACTGTTCTTCATTCTCCGGTAGCTGGCCAGAATAACCCAAAACTATCGGATGCAGAAGTAGCACATACCGCAGTTACAGCCAACCAGATAGATATTGATTATGCGAAGATCGCCAAGGAACGCTCGAAAAATACCGAAGTGCTGAAGTTTGCAGAAACCATGACAAATGACCACAAAGCTGTAATTGAACAGGCCGTAGCACTGGTAACCAAACTGGGCGTCACTCCGCAGGACAATGCCGTTAGCAAAAACTTACTGGCAGATGCAGAAAAGACAAGTAAAATGCTGCGCACAAAATCCGGAAAAACCTTCGACAAAGCCTATATTGACAACGAAGTAGCGTACCATAAAGCAGTTATAGCTTCCGTGGAAGGGCTACTGATACCGGAATCTGAAAATGCTGAATTAAAGGCATTTCTGCAAAATGTAGTACCGGCCTTAAAGGCCCATTTAGAGCATGCCCAGATGGTGCAAAAGCAACTTTCAGGAAAATGA
- a CDS encoding plastocyanin/azurin family copper-binding protein, with translation MNHARITIRYSLFMSFLVLFLLYLTSFSAPYKPATHTVEISQMKFKPAALDVKKGDKVVFINKDIVFHDVTETSGKSWKSPALAPGKSWSMVVTQNQSYYCSIHPVMKGSITVK, from the coding sequence ATGAACCACGCCAGAATAACTATAAGGTATAGTTTGTTTATGTCCTTTTTGGTATTATTTCTGCTGTATCTGACCTCGTTCTCAGCACCTTACAAACCTGCAACCCATACCGTAGAAATAAGCCAGATGAAGTTTAAGCCGGCAGCGCTTGACGTAAAAAAAGGCGACAAAGTAGTATTCATCAACAAAGACATCGTGTTTCATGATGTTACAGAAACTTCCGGGAAGTCATGGAAATCACCCGCCCTGGCTCCCGGTAAGTCCTGGAGCATGGTTGTAACCCAGAATCAAAGCTACTATTGCAGTATCCACCCGGTCATGAAAGGCAGCATTACCGTTAAATAA